The genomic DNA GGCGGGTGGGGTGGCCGGCGATCCATACTGCTCGGCACCGCGCTCCCACCCGCCGACCTGTCGCAACGGGTGCACGGGAGCTGGGTCCGGATCAAGGCCCGTTCAGGGGAGGGCGAGCCGCTTCAGCTCCCCCGCGTCCCCTCGGTCTTCGCGGTCACCCGAACTTCGCGGTCACCCGAACTTCAAAACGCGTTCGACGAGTGATTCCCAGCTGTCGGCGAGTGCGGCTTCTTGGCGTGCCGATTCCGCAGCGGTGTTCTCCGCGGGCGCCAGGTACATCACGAAGGGGCCCTCGAGGGCTGCGGCGAGCTGCATGGCCAGGCTGTCGATGTCGGCGATGTGCAGGAGGCCTTCGCGCCGGGCCTGCCCGAGGAGCATCCGGATGTGGGTGGTCGACATCCCGCCCGCGGCGACGGCCACCTGCTGGTTGCGATCGAGTGCGGCGCGCTCGATCGCATGGTGCTCGAGCAGGAATCCGGTGCGCGCGCGGCCGTAGGCGACCAGCCGGGCGATCACGTCGGCGCCGGGACCCAGTGGCGGCGGCCCGTAGAGCACCCGCTGCTGGAATGTGCGGTCGGCGTCGTCGAGCAACGCGGCGAAGATGCCCGCCCGGCTGCCGAAACGCCGGAAGACGGTTCCCTTGCCCAGCTTGGCCCGCTCGGCCAGTGCGTCCATGGTGACCCGCCTCGCGCCGCTTTCGGCGATCATCTCGCGCGCGACGTTGAGCAGGTGTTCGCGATTGCGCGCAGCGTCGGCACGCTCGGCGGGAGGAGGCCCGATGGGCAGCAGGGGGGTGTCCACGGTCATACGGTAGCCGAGGGAATACAAGCGGGGTAAAGTCCGTTTACGATGACGCGGGCCACGGAGCCCGCCTCACAACCCCGCCGCCCCAAGGGCGGGCAAGACCGACCAAGGAGTTGACCATGACCCTGTTCCGACTCGATGCCAGCATCCTGCCCGCGGCTTCCGCCAGCGCGGAGATCGCCGACGTGGTCGAGGCCAAGTGGGTGGCAGCGCATCCCGGCGAAGAGGTGGTGCGCCGCCACCTGGGGACCGACCCGCTGTCGCCCCACACCTGGGCGAGTGCCGTCGTCGCCGGCTTCATCCCCGAATCGGAGCGCACTCCCGCCCAGCGTGAGGCGCTCGCGGACGCCGAGGATCTCGTCGAGGAGCTGGCGTCCGCGGATGCCGTCGTCCTGGCCGTGCCGTTCTACAACTTCGGCGTCTCCCAGCACTTCAAGACGTGGGTCGACCTGGTGATCGCCGCCGCAGGTCCGACCACGCCCGTTCTGAAGGGCAAGCCGACGGTGCTGGTCACCGTGCGCGGCGGCGGCTACGGCCCGGGCACCCCGCGCGAGGGCTGGGACCACTCCACCCCCTACCTCAGGCGCATCCTCGCCGATGTCTGGGAGGCCGATCTGACCGTCATCGAGCGTGAGCTCACCCTCGCGGCCACCACCCCCGGCATGGAGAGCCTGCGCGATCTTGCCGACGAGCTGCGTACCAGGGCTCTCGAGGAAGCCGACAAGGTCGGCACCGGCATCGCCACCATCTGAACCGGGCCGACGGCGCCGGGACCCCGCACAAGAACGGAGACCGCTCGCACGCCTCAGCGGCCCTCTCAACCCGCTCGCCCTTACCAGCCGTCAAGCGCGGCGGCGATCGAGGAATCAGAAGACAGACACCAAAGCGCGGCGTCGGCCTGTGGCGCCCGACCGAACGGAGTCCCAGATGTCCACCATCCAGATCGCATCCGGCCAGTACACACTCGACCCGGTACGCAGCACGGTCGGCTTCCAGCGAAAGACGTTCTGGGGCCTCATGGCCGTCAAGGGCGTCTTCGGTTCGGTAGAGGGCAGGGGCACCGTCGATGCGGACGGCACCGCAGAGGGCGGCCTCGTCGTCGACGTCACCTCGATCGACTCGAAGCACACCAAGCGCGACACCCACCTGCGCAGCAAGGACATGCTCGACGCCGAGTCGTTCCCGAAGATCACCTTCGACGCCGAACGCATCACGCCCACAGGCTCGAGTACGGCCGAGGTCGAGGGCAGGCTCACCGTTCGCGGGACCAGCCGAAAGCTGAGTTACCCGGTGAGTTTCAAGAAGCAGGGCACCGATGCGGTCGTGCTGCGCGGCGCCGTCACGATCGATCCGGCGCAGTTCGGTCTCAAGAACCCTCTCGGCATGATGAAGGGCCCGGCCGTCATCGACCTCGACCTGCGCTTCACCGCGTGAACTGAACGCGGCCCCCACGCCCTCGACCGTGCGCCCGAGCCGGCGCCGGCGAGGAAACCGAAAGATCGAGAAGAAGGAGAGCACACACCATGAGCAGGATCAGCATCGTCGGGACGGGGAACATGGCCCGCGTCCTGGGCAGCCGCGCACTCGCGGGCGGCAACGCGGTCGAGGTCATCGGCCGCGATGCTTCCAAGGCCGACGCTCTGGCCAGGGAGATCGGCGGCGGCGCCACGGCGGGGACGATCGGCGCGGCCCCGGCCGGCGACATCGTCATCCTCGCCGTGCCCTACGCCCACGCCGTACCGCTCGTGCGCCAGTTCGGCAACGCGCTGTCGGGCAAGGTGATCGTCGACATCACCAACCCGTTCAATGCGGACATCACGGGGCTGGTGACGCCCGAGGACAGTTCCGCCGCGCAGGAGATCGCCAAGGCCGCCCCCGCGGATGCGCACGTCGTCAAGGCGTTCAACACCGTCTTCGGCCACGTGCTGGCCGCCTACACGCCCGAGGACCTCCGCCCACTGGACGTGTTCATCGCCGGTGACGACGCCGACGCCAAGGCGCGTGTGTCGTCGTTCGTCGAGAGCCTCGCGCTGCGCCCGCTCGACGTCGGCGACCTGACGAGCGCTCGTTGGCTCGAAGGAACGGGCGTGCTGTTGATGCGCGCCATGTTCGGCAAAGCCGTGGGCAGCGGCAGCTTCTCCATCGGCCTCACCGTCCGCGACTGACCGTACGCACCTTCTCCATCCGTACTGAAGACGCCGACATCGGCCACCCGACCGCGATCCGTGGTGCTCGCGGCGGAGAAGAACCCTCACCATCCGTCACAGCAGCGAGGAGCTGTTCTGCGTCCTCCAGGGCCAGACGGACTTCCGGGTCGGCGACCAGCGGGCAAGCGCCACACCTGGCACGCTCGTCATGGTGCCGCGCGGAACGCCCCACGCGCCAGGCGTAGTCGGACGCGAGCGGGCCAGGATCCTGGTCATGTTCGCGCCCGCCGGCCCGGAGGGGCGGGCCGTTCCGCAGTAAGTCGACGAGAGCACCCCACCCACGAAATCAACGAGCCTTGACCTCGAGCGTTCATGAGTCCTCGTCAGTGTGCTGACGGAGACTGTGTGTTCGCGATGTGCGGCCTTTTCGGGGCCGGGGCAGGTGGACGGCCCGGTTGTCGCGCCGGGTGTGCGCCGGGTTCCGCTTTCCCGGTGTGGTGGTGCCGCTGTCGGTCTCGCCGGGCTGGGGCAGCGAAGGCCTCGGCGCGGGCGGTGGCCCGGTCGGGCCGGAGACGGGTGCCGAACTCTTCTTCGAGCAGGGCCGGAAGCTCTCTGCGGCGGCATGGTCGAAACAAGGTCCGGTGCGTCCGCGGCTCTGCCGGAGTTCCAACTCGCTTATGTGGCCGCGGAAGTGGCTGCTGGTGTATGCGCTGCCGCGGTCCGGATGCGCTGTGCAGCCGGTCCGAGCCGACCGGCTGCACGCCCCTGCCCAAACCCGGCCGGCCAGCACCTCCCCGTCCCTCCAGACAGCAGCACCCCACCGGAGCAGGGGAAACCGGCGCCCACCCGACGCGTCCCCTGCCGCTGTCACGCCGGCTGTGGTTGGTGACTGGCGAGCAGTTTGGTGAGCAAGTAGTGCAGTTGCTGTCGCTCCTCAGCACTGAGGCCGGCGAGGAGTGTGTCCTGCACGGCATCGGTGTGCTGTTGCAGTTCTTCGAGGTAGGCCCGGCCGGCGGGGGTGAGGCTGACCACGTTGCGGCGCCGGTCGGCGGGGTCGACCTGCCGGCCGACCTGATGGTGGCTTTCCAGGCGGTTGAGGACCCCGTTGACGTCGTTGCGGTCAAGGCCCAGACGGCGGCCGATCTCGGCCTGGCTGAGTGCCCCGTACTCCTCCAGCGCCGCCAGGACGGCGAAATCGGCGCGGGCGCTCAACTGCATGCGTTGGGCGGTCAGCCGGGCACCGAGCGTCGACGCCTTGTTCACCTGCCAGCTGGCGAGCCCGCGCAGGCGGCCAGGGGGCTGCAAGGGGCGCTCCATGTCCGTCATCCCCTGATTCTAGCCGTTGGACACCCCAATAACCATGCGTTATGTTGGGTTGACCAACGTTGGCCGACCCAACATAAAAGCGCCTTGGTGCTCCGCACACTCCGGCCGCGCCTCCAGGCTCGTACCCCCGGCCCCGCTCAAGGGCAACGCGGTGAGGCGAACAAGGGGGCATCGCGGCCTCGCACGCCGTGCGAGCGGGCGATCGGACAACATCACAGCTCCGTGTCCGTCTCGGCGGGCGGAGCGACCCGTCAAAGGAAGGTGCCGACAATGATCCTCATCACGACACCCGGGAAAGTGGGCTCCGAAGCAGCACGTCTGCTCGCGGAGCGGGGCGAGGCCGTCCGGGTACTGGCACGCGACCCGGCGAAGGCGGCCGGGCTGAGCCAGGTCGGAGTGGACGTGGCCGAAGGCGACCTCAACGTTCCGGCGTCCATCGACGCGGCCATGCGGGACGTTACGAGCGTGGTGCTTGTCAGCCCTGCTGTACCGGCGCAGGAGCTGAACGTGGTCGACAGCGCTGCCCGCGCGGACGTCGCCCACGTCGTGAAGATCACCAGCAAGGCATCGGCGGACTCACCGATCGCCAGGCAACGCGGACAGGCCGAAATCGAATCCGGTCTGATCGCCTCAGGGCTGGAGTACACCCTCCTGCGCAGCAACTTCTATATGCAGAACCTCCTCATGCTGGCATCCGCCATCTCACGGACCGGCCGTTTCGGGTCTTCCGCCGGTGCCGGGCAGGTCGGTTTCATCGATGCCCGTGACGTCGCGGCGGTGGCCGCGGAGATCGCCTCCTCTCCCGATCCGCACATCGGCAGGACATACCTGCTCACCGGGCCCGAAATGCTTTCCTACGCCGGTGTGGCGGCGACGCTGACGACGGTGCTCGGCCGCTCCGTCGCCTTCGACGAACGCACAGTCGAAGAGGACAAGCAGGCGATGATGAGCGTCGGCGTGCCGGAGCCGACAGCCGCGATGAACGCTCACGCGGTCAGCCTGATCGCCGAGGGCGAGGCGGCCTGGCTGTCCGACGACGTGCCGGCGATCCTTGGCAGACAGGCCCGCACTTTCCAGCAGTTCATCACCGATCACAGGGCCGCGTTCTCTTGAGGTGCCGTCGGTCCGGACACCCGCCGGGCCGCATCGTCCGCGACGGCGGACCGCCCCGGCCGACTTCGCCAGCGCCGACCCGGCGTGGTGAAACCGACGACGTACGGGATCGTCGCCGGAGCAACGCGACCGCCTCCTACGCCAGAACTCCCGAGAGCGGAAAGTGACAATGCCATGAGCGTACGCAAACAGTTCGGGGCCGGTCGGCTTCTCATCACCGGCGTGGCACTCACCACGGCCGTCGGCCCCTACGTCGCCGACTGGAACGAGACCCACATCCACAACCCCGACTGGCCGCCACACGCCAAGTTCCACAACGCCCAGACCATGAGTCTCGGGCTGGCCCTGGCCGCGACAAGTCTCCACCAGCTGTGGAAGCGGCCGGTCGCCGAAGGCCCCACCCGCGAAGGGCTCGACGGCGCGGCGATCTGCGCGAGTCTCTACTGGATCACCCAGATCTCCGCCCTCGCCTATCCCGGCTCCGCCGCCGTTGATCCGCCCGGCACCGCCACGTTTCCCCAGGGAAAATTCGCACTGCCGTCCCTGGCACTCATCGGACTTGGCTATCTCCTGGAACGCACGCGTACCGCGAAACTGCGCGCTGAATGATGTCCCGCGGGCGCCGTCCCCGCGGGGACGGCGCCACCGGTACGGCTGCCCGTGGCGGGGCCGCTCCCAGTGGGGCGGCGGACCGGTCCCGTCCGGCGGATCATGCCTGGAACGCGGTGGTCCGGCATCCCCGCCTGCGGCGTCGCCGTCCGTTGAGGGAGGAAGAACGAGCGGCATGACCATGGTGAACGACATCGATGTCCGCGGTGTGCGGCACTGTGACACGACGGCGCCGGGCGTGCCGACGCCGGGCGGCGGGTGAGGGGTACGAGGCGGTGGGTATGTGCTCGTGGATGAACTCGGGGGCGCGCCGAACGGTCGGCAGCTCCGAACGCGGGCCCGCAAAATAATGGACGCAAACGGCCCTCGCAGAGTCCGTCTGTACGATGCTCGAGGGTCTTGCCTCACGTACCTGGCCAACAACGGGGTGCCCGGCCCGCCTGCTCGCCAGGCGGGCCGGGCACACCGACGTGAAGACGACGAGGAAGTGGTACGTGAAGCCGGACGCGGCGGACCTGCATCCAGCGGCGGACGCATGGGGAGGTCTCGCAGGGGGCGTGTGACAGATCGTGACAGATGAAGGTGTGAACCCGTGACCGAAG from Streptomyces sp. CB09001 includes the following:
- a CDS encoding YceI family protein; translated protein: MSTIQIASGQYTLDPVRSTVGFQRKTFWGLMAVKGVFGSVEGRGTVDADGTAEGGLVVDVTSIDSKHTKRDTHLRSKDMLDAESFPKITFDAERITPTGSSTAEVEGRLTVRGTSRKLSYPVSFKKQGTDAVVLRGAVTIDPAQFGLKNPLGMMKGPAVIDLDLRFTA
- a CDS encoding MarR family transcriptional regulator, which produces MTDMERPLQPPGRLRGLASWQVNKASTLGARLTAQRMQLSARADFAVLAALEEYGALSQAEIGRRLGLDRNDVNGVLNRLESHHQVGRQVDPADRRRNVVSLTPAGRAYLEELQQHTDAVQDTLLAGLSAEERQQLHYLLTKLLASHQPQPA
- a CDS encoding NmrA family NAD(P)-binding protein codes for the protein MILITTPGKVGSEAARLLAERGEAVRVLARDPAKAAGLSQVGVDVAEGDLNVPASIDAAMRDVTSVVLVSPAVPAQELNVVDSAARADVAHVVKITSKASADSPIARQRGQAEIESGLIASGLEYTLLRSNFYMQNLLMLASAISRTGRFGSSAGAGQVGFIDARDVAAVAAEIASSPDPHIGRTYLLTGPEMLSYAGVAATLTTVLGRSVAFDERTVEEDKQAMMSVGVPEPTAAMNAHAVSLIAEGEAAWLSDDVPAILGRQARTFQQFITDHRAAFS
- a CDS encoding NAD(P)H-dependent oxidoreductase, which produces MTLFRLDASILPAASASAEIADVVEAKWVAAHPGEEVVRRHLGTDPLSPHTWASAVVAGFIPESERTPAQREALADAEDLVEELASADAVVLAVPFYNFGVSQHFKTWVDLVIAAAGPTTPVLKGKPTVLVTVRGGGYGPGTPREGWDHSTPYLRRILADVWEADLTVIERELTLAATTPGMESLRDLADELRTRALEEADKVGTGIATI
- a CDS encoding NAD(P)-binding domain-containing protein, whose protein sequence is MSRISIVGTGNMARVLGSRALAGGNAVEVIGRDASKADALAREIGGGATAGTIGAAPAGDIVILAVPYAHAVPLVRQFGNALSGKVIVDITNPFNADITGLVTPEDSSAAQEIAKAAPADAHVVKAFNTVFGHVLAAYTPEDLRPLDVFIAGDDADAKARVSSFVESLALRPLDVGDLTSARWLEGTGVLLMRAMFGKAVGSGSFSIGLTVRD
- a CDS encoding TetR/AcrR family transcriptional regulator, giving the protein MTVDTPLLPIGPPPAERADAARNREHLLNVAREMIAESGARRVTMDALAERAKLGKGTVFRRFGSRAGIFAALLDDADRTFQQRVLYGPPPLGPGADVIARLVAYGRARTGFLLEHHAIERAALDRNQQVAVAAGGMSTTHIRMLLGQARREGLLHIADIDSLAMQLAAALEGPFVMYLAPAENTAAESARQEAALADSWESLVERVLKFG
- a CDS encoding cupin domain-containing protein, with amino-acid sequence MRHSSEELFCVLQGQTDFRVGDQRASATPGTLVMVPRGTPHAPGVVGRERARILVMFAPAGPEGRAVPQ
- a CDS encoding DUF6640 family protein yields the protein MSVRKQFGAGRLLITGVALTTAVGPYVADWNETHIHNPDWPPHAKFHNAQTMSLGLALAATSLHQLWKRPVAEGPTREGLDGAAICASLYWITQISALAYPGSAAVDPPGTATFPQGKFALPSLALIGLGYLLERTRTAKLRAE